The Candidatus Malacoplasma girerdii genome has a segment encoding these proteins:
- the pta gene encoding phosphate acetyltransferase, which produces MNLFEEIKSGIQKSKKVTRLVYAEGWNSMIYSAAVLVQSESHGLIQPILIFRSKKEVPNQFNPALKKIVIGVDDLSKYENLIFELRKNKGITIEQAKELATQPNFLASAIVAANDADAEICGIEYTTADTLRSALQIVKPAPNVKTVCSAFIMQKNNERLIFGDCSVNVYPDAESLSSIAKSLAVFAKNVAGVRDVRMALLSYSTIGSGKGESVDKVTKAYELIKLDEDFMSKYKVFGEIQFDAAYDLRVMHKKAPELNWNTSANVFCFPNIDAGNIGYKIAQRLGGYDAVGPIVLGLNKPVNDLSRGANTDDVVKLSYITSMQVING; this is translated from the coding sequence ATGAATTTATTTGAAGAAATTAAAAGTGGTATTCAAAAAAGTAAAAAAGTAACTCGTTTGGTTTATGCTGAAGGATGAAACTCAATGATTTACAGCGCTGCTGTATTAGTACAAAGTGAATCACACGGATTAATTCAACCGATTTTAATTTTTCGTAGCAAGAAAGAAGTTCCTAATCAATTTAATCCAGCCCTTAAAAAAATTGTTATTGGTGTTGACGATTTATCTAAATATGAAAATTTAATTTTTGAATTACGTAAGAATAAAGGAATTACTATTGAACAAGCTAAAGAATTAGCTACTCAACCTAATTTTCTAGCTTCTGCAATAGTAGCAGCAAACGATGCTGATGCAGAAATCTGCGGTATTGAATATACAACTGCTGATACACTAAGAAGTGCTTTACAAATTGTTAAACCTGCTCCTAATGTTAAAACTGTTTGTTCTGCATTTATTATGCAAAAAAATAACGAACGATTAATCTTTGGTGATTGTAGTGTTAATGTTTATCCAGATGCTGAATCATTAAGTTCAATTGCTAAGAGTTTAGCTGTTTTTGCTAAAAACGTTGCTGGTGTTCGTGATGTTAGAATGGCATTACTAAGTTATTCAACAATTGGTAGTGGAAAGGGTGAATCAGTTGATAAAGTTACTAAAGCCTATGAATTAATTAAATTAGATGAAGACTTTATGAGTAAATATAAGGTTTTTGGTGAAATTCAATTTGACGCTGCATATGATTTAAGAGTTATGCACAAAAAAGCTCCAGAACTTAATTGAAATACTTCAGCTAATGTATTTTGTTTCCCTAATATTGATGCCGGTAATATTGGTTATAAAATTGCTCAAAGACTTGGTGGATATGATGCTGTTGGACCAATTGTTCTAGGTTTAAATAAACCAGTTAACGATTTATCGCGTGGCGCTAATACTGATGATGTTGTTAAATTAAGTTATATTACATCAATGCAAGTTATTAATGGTTAA
- the coaD gene encoding phosphopantetheine adenylyltransferase, protein MRIAIFPGSFDPMHEGHIDIIKRASKLFDQLIVTISINTSKQHQTSLNERYTKVLEQVNQLGLDNVCVKINNGLTVEFAKKNKANYIVRSFRDNNDIEYEMTIASANYYLDKTIETILFAAEKDLKSKSSSSIKKMQQEIAILKNKK, encoded by the coding sequence ATGAGAATTGCTATTTTCCCGGGCTCTTTTGATCCAATGCACGAGGGACACATTGATATCATTAAAAGAGCAAGCAAATTATTTGATCAATTAATCGTAACAATTAGCATTAATACATCAAAACAACACCAAACGAGTTTAAATGAACGATATACCAAAGTGCTTGAACAAGTGAATCAACTAGGTTTAGATAATGTTTGTGTCAAAATTAACAACGGTTTAACAGTAGAATTTGCTAAAAAAAACAAAGCAAACTACATTGTTCGTTCGTTTCGCGACAATAACGACATTGAATATGAAATGACAATAGCTAGTGCTAATTATTATTTAGACAAAACAATTGAGACAATTCTTTTTGCTGCAGAAAAAGATCTAAAAAGCAAATCATCTTCAAGTATCAAAAAAATGCAACAAGAAATAGCAATTTTAAAGAATAAAAAATAG
- the coaX gene encoding type III pantothenate kinase, with product MILIIDIGNTNFKCSVYKKDKQLVIEDQIKTKEVNEKFLTVLVKNKQINNCYIGSVVPSINHKVEKLVKKVLKITPKFLTPKDFIHEFDLSRFNLNEIGVDIIGFALYLKNTYKQAIGICYGTALFAIGVIKNKLLGAILVPYVERGIRKTVEKTEMIKFEHIDYDPLYFEFGSNTHDALLSGINHVYEGLTTNICSYFQKKHGFNKLCITGGNLIKIHLNDDYKNKFDIHQVHNAVIKGYLELVTKK from the coding sequence ATGATTTTAATTATTGATATTGGTAATACCAATTTTAAGTGTAGTGTTTATAAAAAAGACAAACAACTTGTAATTGAAGACCAAATTAAAACCAAGGAAGTTAATGAAAAATTTTTAACTGTTTTAGTTAAAAATAAGCAAATAAATAATTGTTATATTGGTTCAGTTGTTCCAAGCATTAATCATAAGGTTGAAAAATTAGTGAAAAAAGTTTTAAAAATTACCCCTAAATTTTTAACTCCCAAAGATTTTATTCATGAGTTTGATTTAAGTAGATTTAATCTTAATGAAATAGGTGTTGATATTATTGGCTTTGCTTTATATTTAAAAAACACTTATAAACAAGCAATAGGAATTTGTTATGGAACAGCATTATTTGCAATTGGAGTAATTAAAAACAAATTGTTGGGTGCGATACTTGTTCCTTATGTTGAACGCGGAATTAGAAAAACTGTTGAAAAGACAGAAATGATTAAATTTGAGCATATTGATTATGACCCATTATATTTTGAATTTGGTAGCAATACCCATGATGCTTTATTGTCAGGAATCAACCATGTTTATGAAGGTTTAACTACTAATATTTGTAGTTATTTTCAAAAGAAACATGGTTTTAATAAGCTATGTATAACTGGTGGCAATCTAATTAAAATCCATTTAAATGATGACTACAAAAACAAATTTGATATTCATCAAGTACATAATGCTGTAATTAAAGGTTATTTAGAACTAGTTACTAAAAAATAA
- the rpsD gene encoding 30S ribosomal protein S4, with translation MSRYTGSINRKSRRLKFSILENNKEFLKGKKREYVPGQHGPTSRIKLSNYGQQLAEKQKLALLYGMNNRQFARVFRLAKKMKGSNSLNLLILLESRLDSLVYRMGFAPTRRAARQLVNHGHVLVDGKKVDIPSYIVSVNSEISIKEKSRNLPVVRAAMENETVKFVNVSKNEFKGKYIRFPERQELNQEINETYVIEWFSRIVK, from the coding sequence ATGTCTCGATACACAGGTAGTATAAACCGCAAGTCGCGTCGTTTGAAATTTTCTATCCTTGAAAATAACAAAGAATTCTTAAAAGGAAAGAAACGTGAATACGTTCCTGGACAACATGGTCCAACTAGTCGTATCAAATTATCAAACTACGGACAACAATTAGCGGAAAAACAAAAATTAGCTCTTTTATACGGAATGAACAATCGACAATTTGCTCGTGTTTTCCGTTTAGCTAAGAAAATGAAGGGATCAAACTCTTTAAACCTATTAATCTTACTTGAATCTCGATTAGACAGCTTAGTATATCGTATGGGATTTGCTCCCACACGTCGTGCTGCTCGTCAATTAGTTAATCATGGTCATGTATTAGTTGATGGAAAAAAAGTTGATATTCCAAGTTATATTGTTAGTGTTAACAGCGAAATCAGTATAAAAGAAAAGTCTCGTAATTTACCAGTAGTTAGAGCTGCTATGGAAAATGAAACTGTAAAATTCGTTAATGTTTCTAAAAACGAATTTAAAGGTAAATACATTCGTTTCCCTGAACGTCAAGAACTTAACCAAGAAATTAACGAAACATATGTTATTGAATGGTTCAGTCGAATTGTTAAATAA
- the fusA gene encoding elongation factor G, with translation MARQYPMEKYRNFGIMAHIDAGKTTTSERILFLTNRIHKIGEVHDGGATMDWMEQEKERGITITSAATYCMWRDHELNLIDTPGHVDFTVEVERSLRVLDGAVAVLDAQNNVEPQTETVWRQASKYNVPRIIYVNKMDKVGANFEAAIEGVKDRLGAKGIAIQLPIGAENEFKGLIDLLEMKAYYYSGNEKETAEIKDIPPELVDKANHYRNIMIEEIVNYDDAVMEKYLNGEELTIDEMKKCIRKGTISCQIFPMICGSSFKNKGVSKMMDAVVDYLPSPLDVPPIKAYDDAGNEFIVNPSDDEKFVGLAFKVATDPFIGRLTFVRVYSGVLKSGSYVMNTNKDQKERISRLVKMSSNARTEIDEIRAGDICAVIGLKTTTTGDTLADESFEATLESMKFAEPVISLAVEPKTKADQEKMSIALGKLAEEDPTFRTYTNEETGQTIISGMGELHLDIIVDRMRREFNVQVNVGAPQVAYRETFTVEGVAEGKYIKQSGGRGQYGHVVVKYSPNPNKGVEFEDAIVGGKIPKEYIKSINNGIIEATKTGPLAGYPLIDIKATLFDGSYHEVDSSDMAFKIAASMSLKEAAKNCGLVLLEPIMRVDITVPEQYFGDAMGDISSRRGNIIGTEQKANAQIIKAEVPLKEMFGYATDLRSFTQGRGNYVMQFGHYAQAPKSVTEEVVKSKSSASK, from the coding sequence ATGGCTAGACAATATCCAATGGAAAAATACCGAAACTTCGGGATTATGGCACATATTGATGCTGGTAAAACTACCACATCAGAACGTATTCTTTTCTTAACTAACCGAATTCATAAAATTGGTGAAGTTCATGATGGTGGAGCTACCATGGACTGAATGGAACAAGAAAAAGAACGTGGAATTACCATCACTTCAGCTGCAACTTACTGCATGTGAAGAGACCACGAACTTAACTTAATAGACACCCCGGGCCACGTAGACTTTACTGTTGAAGTTGAACGTTCACTTCGTGTCCTTGATGGTGCCGTTGCTGTTCTTGATGCCCAAAACAACGTTGAACCACAAACCGAAACTGTTTGACGGCAAGCTAGTAAATATAATGTTCCACGTATTATTTATGTTAATAAGATGGATAAAGTGGGAGCAAACTTTGAAGCTGCTATTGAAGGTGTTAAAGATCGATTAGGTGCTAAGGGAATTGCTATTCAATTACCAATTGGTGCTGAAAATGAATTTAAAGGCTTAATTGACCTACTTGAAATGAAAGCTTACTACTATTCAGGAAATGAAAAAGAAACAGCTGAAATTAAAGATATTCCACCTGAATTAGTTGATAAAGCTAACCACTATCGTAATATCATGATTGAAGAAATTGTTAACTATGATGATGCAGTCATGGAAAAATATTTAAATGGTGAAGAATTAACTATTGATGAAATGAAAAAATGTATTCGTAAAGGTACTATTTCATGTCAAATCTTCCCAATGATTTGTGGGTCAAGTTTCAAAAATAAAGGTGTAAGTAAAATGATGGATGCAGTTGTTGATTACTTACCAAGTCCATTAGATGTACCACCAATTAAAGCTTATGATGATGCAGGAAATGAATTTATTGTTAATCCGAGTGATGACGAAAAATTTGTTGGTCTTGCATTCAAAGTAGCAACCGATCCATTTATTGGTCGATTAACTTTCGTTCGTGTTTATTCAGGTGTATTAAAATCTGGAAGCTATGTAATGAATACTAATAAAGACCAAAAAGAACGAATTTCTCGTCTTGTAAAAATGAGTTCTAATGCTCGAACTGAAATTGATGAAATTCGTGCTGGTGATATTTGTGCTGTTATTGGTTTAAAAACAACAACAACTGGAGATACATTAGCTGATGAAAGTTTTGAAGCAACACTTGAATCAATGAAGTTTGCTGAACCAGTAATTAGTTTAGCTGTTGAACCTAAAACGAAAGCTGACCAAGAAAAAATGTCTATTGCTCTTGGCAAATTAGCTGAAGAAGACCCAACATTTAGAACTTATACTAACGAAGAAACTGGTCAAACCATTATTTCTGGGATGGGTGAATTACACCTAGATATTATTGTTGACCGTATGCGTCGAGAATTTAATGTTCAAGTAAACGTCGGTGCTCCACAAGTTGCTTACCGAGAAACATTTACTGTTGAAGGAGTAGCTGAAGGTAAATATATTAAACAATCAGGTGGTCGTGGACAATATGGTCACGTTGTTGTTAAATATTCACCAAATCCTAATAAAGGTGTGGAATTTGAAGACGCGATTGTTGGTGGAAAAATTCCAAAAGAATATATTAAATCAATTAACAACGGTATCATTGAAGCAACAAAAACAGGTCCATTAGCTGGATATCCTTTAATTGATATTAAAGCAACACTGTTCGATGGTTCTTACCACGAAGTTGACTCTAGTGATATGGCCTTTAAAATTGCGGCAAGTATGTCACTTAAAGAAGCAGCTAAAAACTGTGGATTAGTCTTACTTGAACCAATCATGAGAGTTGATATCACTGTTCCTGAACAATATTTTGGTGATGCGATGGGAGATATTTCTTCACGACGTGGAAATATTATTGGAACTGAACAAAAAGCTAATGCCCAAATCATTAAAGCTGAAGTTCCTTTAAAAGAAATGTTTGGATATGCTACTGATCTCCGTTCATTCACTCAAGGTCGTGGTAACTATGTAATGCAATTTGGTCACTACGCCCAAGCACCTAAGAGTGTAACTGAAGAAGTTGTTAAATCTAAATCAAGTGCATCTAAGTAA